The following coding sequences are from one Rhipicephalus microplus isolate Deutch F79 chromosome 3, USDA_Rmic, whole genome shotgun sequence window:
- the LOC119160072 gene encoding uncharacterized protein LOC119160072, producing the protein MLGTAFSAIFLTAFTSGAASGRGLLQYKVRYSLADVTIYCLPSLPCQCPCEYGIEYPSRCGMCVCPSCGTCSSACYYKVRPGEACPRCAPSEYCFGESANWLHRPRYRSQLVSAQPKEPEKPMPSQKPSHSDGTKEPQKQKPSTKPKEPKKPKPHKTPIKLDTVEKSDVPSEPENPMNLDTPEEPRSLKDPEKPIESEKPKEPEKPH; encoded by the exons ATGTTGGGAACAGCCTTCTCTGCCATTTTTCTCACAGCGTTTACCTCAGGCGCTGCTTCAG GGCGTGGCCTGCTGCAATACAAGGTCAGGTACAGCTTGGCGGATGTGACCATCTACTGCTTGCCGTCACTGCCCTGCCAGTGTCCGTGCGAGTATGGCATCGAGTACCCCAGCAGGTGCGGCATGTGTGTTTGCC CGTCGTGCGGTACGTGCTCCTCGGCCTGTTACTACAAGGTGAGACCAGGAGAGGCCTGTCCACGATGCGCACCGAGTGAATATTGTTTCGGTGAAAGCGCAAACTGGCTACACAGACCGAGGTACCGGTCGCAGCTCGTCTCAGCCCAGCCGAAAGAACCGGAAAAGCCGATGCCCTCGCAAAAGCCGAGCCATTCTGATGGTACCAAGGAACCGCAAAAACAGAAACCTTCGACAAAGCCGAAGGAACCGAAAAAACCGAAGCCCCACAAGACGCCAATCAAACTGGATACAGTCGAGAAATCGGACGTGCCGTCGGAACCAGAAAATCCGATGAATCTGGATACACCAGAAGAGCCAAGAAGTCTTAAAGATCCTGAAAAGCCAATAGAGTCAGAAAAACCCAAGGAACCAGAAAAACCCCACTAA